In one window of Juglans regia cultivar Chandler chromosome 3, Walnut 2.0, whole genome shotgun sequence DNA:
- the LOC109013818 gene encoding cysteine-rich receptor-like protein kinase 10, producing MASFKFSLCLVCLISIIITLLSLTIEAAPTYASHYCPNATLFIPNSTYQDNLDFLLSALSSNSTLPEGFYRVNTGKNPPDVIIGRFLCRGDLTPDLCQKCISTAMEDVRKRCPFDKVALIWYDECTLQYSNESFLNDMVPFVNIASSNKSVVEQDRFNSLLSSTMKSLAARAANSQSDKKFATEEVKFTSSQTLYALAQCAPELSVESCTTCLESAIGSIPQCCAGVQGGKVLLPSSNIRYELYPFYNHTAGLPVPGKRKSTSSSTIIAITVPLAGSMILFLVGLYFLRRRTREKYNNLPGEKVAMEIISAESLQFDLATIEAATNNFSDDNKIGKGGFGSVYKGILYNGQEIAVKRLSRSSGQGAIEFKNEVVIVAKLQHRNLVRLLGFCLEGEEKILIYEYVPNRSLDYFLFDSERQRQLDWSSRYKIIGGIARGLLYLHEDSRLRIIHRDLKASNVLLDADMNAKISDFGMARIFVVDQTQANTNRIVGTYGYMSPEYAMHGRFSVKSDVFSFGVLLLEIISGKMNNCFFQSEHNENLLGYVWKQWKDGRPLELLDPTIRGSFAKNEVIRCIHIGLLCVQEDPANRPTMAAIVLMLDSHSVSLQLPQQPAFLLRSRARKNMPSDVVELDSFTKQSVPWSVDEASITQLNPR from the exons atggcttctTTCAAGTTTTCCTTATGCCTTGTGTGTCTAATCTCCATCATAATAACCTTGTTGAGCCTCACCATTGAAGCAGCTCCTACTTACGCATCTCACTACTGCCCAAATGCAACCCTTTTCATTCCCAACAGCACCTACCAAGACAACCTCGACTTCCTCCTCTCCGCTCTTTCTTCTAACTCAACCCTTCCCGAGGGATTCTACAGAGTGAATACCGGAAAGAACCCTCCCGACGTGATCATCGGCCGGTTTCTCTGCCGTGGTGATCTGACCCCGGACCTCTGTCAAAAGTGCATCTCTACTGCAATGGAAGATGTACGGAAACGCTGTCCGTTTGACAAAGTGGCCCTTATCTGGTACGATGAGTGCACGCTACAGTACTCCAACGAGTCCTTTCTGAACGACATGGTACCATTTGTTAATATCGCCAGCAGCAACAAGAGCGTCGTAGAGCAGGACCGCTTCAACAGTTTGTTGTCCAGCACAATGAAGTCGTTGGCGGCACGAGCGGCCAATTCTCAGTCGGACAAGAAGTTTGCGACGGAGGAAGTTAAATTTACGAGCTCACAGACTCTGTACGCCCTGGCGCAGTGCGCGCCCGAGCTGTCTGTCGAATCGTGCACGACATGCTTGGAAAGCGCCATCGGCTCTATTCCTCAGTGCTGCGCTGGAGTACAGGGCGGAAAGGTTCTGCTTCCGAGCTCTAATATCAGATATGAATTGTACCCATTTTACAATCATACTGCTGGACTTCCTGTTCCAG GAAAGAGAAAGTCAACGTCATCTTCAACTATCATCGCCATTACTGTCCCACTTGCTGGCTCTATGATACTTTTCTTAGTAGGCTTGTACTTTCTGCGTAGAAGAACAAGGgagaaatacaataatttaCCGGGAGAAAAAG TTGCCATGGAAATTATATCTGCAGAGTCGTTGCAATTTGACTTGGCTACAATTGAAGCTGCCACAAACAATTTCTCTGACGATAACAAGATTGGTAAAGGTGGATTTGGTTCGGTTTACAAG GGTATTCTTTACAACGGACAAGAAATAGCAGTCAAGAGGCTATCCAGAAGTTCCGGGCAGGGTGCAATAGAATTTAAGAACGAGGTTGTGATAGTTGCCAAACTTCAACATAGAAATCTAGTGAGGCTCTTAGGATTTTGCTTGGAAGGGGAagaaaaaatactcatttaCGAATATGTGCCCAACAGAAGCCTTGATTACTTTTTATTCG ACTCTGAAAGGCAACGGCAATTGGATTGGTCAAGCCGTTACAAAATTATTGGAGGGATTGCCAGAGGGCTTCTTTATCTTCATGAAGATTCTCGGCTTAGAATTATACATCGTGATCTCAAAGCTAGCAATGTTTTATTAGACGCGGATATGAATgcaaaaatttcagattttggcaTGGCAAGGATATTTGTAGTTGATCAAACTCAAGCAAATACAAATAGAATTGTTGGGACATA TGGTTATATGTCTCCAGAGTATGCGATGCATGGAAGATTCTCGGTGAAATCTGATGTGTTTAGCTTTGGGGTCCTACTTCTTGAGATTATAAGTGGAAAGATGAACAACTGTTTCTTTCAATCAGAACACAATGAGAACCTCTTAGGCTAC GTTTGGAAACAATGGAAGGATGGAAGACCCTTGGAATTGTTGGATCCAACTATTAGGGGTTCTTTTGCGAAAAATGAAGTAATTAGATGCATTCATATTGGATTATTGTGTGTTCAGGAAGATCCAGCCAACCGACCTACAATGGCAGCAATAGTTCTCATGCTCGACAGTCACTCTGTTAGCCTCCAATTACCTCAGCAGCCGGCGTTTCTGCTCCGGAGTAGGGCAAGGAAGAACATGCCGTCAGATGTGGTGGAGCTTGATAGTTTTACAAAGCAGTCAGTGCCATGGTCTGTTGATGAAGCATCAATCACTCAACTAAACCCTCGTTAG
- the LOC109013817 gene encoding cysteine-rich receptor-like protein kinase 10, whose translation MPCWKYPLFFLSLLAITSLSLISESAPTYSGHYCSNSTFFTANSTFESNLNSVLSSLSSNATRAGTGFYNVSAGEEPPDVVFGLSLCRGDVSTAFCQDCVAAATKEILRRCPLDKVSIIWYDECLLRYSNQSIFATVSEVPGLYLINTGNIQEADSERFSQLLGTTMNSLATRASNSQSGKKFATEEEEFNSLQTLYSLVQCTPDLTVSDCYRCFRSAIGSLPSCCGGKIGGRVLLPSCNLRYELYPFYNITTAASPTLPPLAPGGSKMSSLTILAIVISIAVAVVLFFVGFCFFRRRAMKKYNTVSKENVGNEIQTIESLQFDWDTIEAATNKFADDNKIGEGGFGVVYKGTLFNGQHIAVKRLSKSSGQGAVEFKNEILVVAKLQHRNLVKLLGFCFEGEEKLLVYEYVTNKSLDYFLFDPAKQGQLDWSRRYKIIEGIARGTLYLHEDSRLRIIHRDLKASNILLDDNMNAKISDFGMAKIFGVDQTQGNTSKIVGTFGYMSPEYAMHGRYSVKSDMFSFGVLVLEIISGQKNRRSYQSDHAEDLLSYAWNQWRSGTPLELLDPALRHSYSRNEVIRCIHIGLLCVQEAPASRPTMATIDLMLNSYSVSLPLPQQPALLHRSRAKLDKPTNELGSDQSSSSQVILGSVNEVSLTEIYPR comes from the exons ATGCCTTGTTGGAAATATCCCCTCTTCTTTTTGTCTCTCCTCGCGATTACCTCCCTTAGCCTTATCAGTGAAAGCGCACCCACTTACAGTGGTCACTACTGCTCGAACTCAACCTTCTTCACCGCTAACAGCACATTCGAATCCAATCTCAATTCCGTTCTCTCCTCTCTTTCCTCGAACGCCACTCGGGCGGGTACCGGGTTTTACAACGTCTCGGCCGGCGAGGAACCTCCTGACGTGGTTTTCGGGCTCTCTCTCTGCCGGGGCGACGTCAGCACCGCCTTCTGTCAGGACTGCGTTGCCGCCGCGACCAAAGAGATACTACGGCGCTGCCCCTTGGACAAAGTTTCTATAATATGGTACGACGAGTGCTTGTTACGTTACTCCAACCAATCCATCTTCGCTACCGTGAGCGAAGTGCCGGGGTTATACCTGATCAACACTGGAAATATCCAAGAGGCGGACAGTGAACGCTTCAGCCAGTTGTTGGGCACCACAATGAATTCGTTGGCGACGCGGGCCTCGAATTCTCAGTCGGGAAAGAAGTTTGCGACGGAGGAAGAGGAATTCAACAGTTTGCAGACGCTGTACAGCCTGGTGCAGTGCACGCCGGATCTGACTGTGTCCGATTGTTATAGATGTTTCCGAAGCGCCATTGGTAGTCTTCCATCATGCTGCGGTGGAAAAATAGGTGGAAGGGTTCTGCTACCGAGTTGTAATCTCAGATATGAATTGTACCCATTTTACAACATCACGACGGCTGCTTCACCTACACTTCCGCCTCTTGCCCCAG GAGGAAGCAAAATGTCGTCTCTCACAATTCTTGCCATTGTCATCTCAATTGCTGTTGCCGTGGTTCTTTTCTTCGTGGGCTTTTGCTTCTTTCGGAGGAGAGCCATGAAGAAATACAATACGGTGTCCAAAGAAAACG TGGGAAATGAAATTCAAACCATAGAGTCCTTGCAATTTGACTGGGATACTATTGAAGCTGCCACAAACAAGTTCGCAGATGATAACAAGATAGGTGAAGGGGGATTTGGTGTGGTTTACAAG ggTACCCTTTTTAATGGGCAACATATCGCTGTGAAGAGACTATCTAAGAGCTCTGGGCAGGGTGCTGTCGAGTTTAAGAATGAGATTTTAGTGGTAGCCAAGCTTCAACATAGAAATCTGGTTAAACTATTGGGATTTTGCtttgaaggagaagagaagtTACTCGTTTATGAATATGTGACCAACAAAAGCCTTGATTACTTTCTATTCG ACCCTGCAAAGCAAGGACAATTGGATTGGTCAAGACGTTACAAGATTATTGAAGGAATTGCTCGAGGAACTCTTTACCTTCATGAAGATTCTCGTCTAAGAATTATTCATCGTGATCTCAAAGCTAGCAATATTCTGTTAGACGATAATATGAATGCAAAGATTTCAGACTTTGGCATGGCAAAAATATTCGGAGTGGATCAAACTCAAGGAAATACAAGTAAAATTGTTGGAACATT TGGTTATATGTCTCCAGAGTATGCTATGCATGGACGATATTCTGTAAAGTCGGACATGTTTAGCTTTGGAGTCTTAGTTCTAGAGATCATAAGTGGCCAGAAGAACCGCCGTTCCTATCAATCAGATCATGCCGAGGACCTCTTGAGTTAT GCTTGGAATCAGTGGAGGAGTGGGACACCCTTGGAGTTGTTGGATCCGGCTCTGAGACATTcttattcaagaaatgaagttaTTAGGTGCATCCATATTGGGTTATTGTGCGTTCAAGAAGCTCCAGCAAGCCGACCTACAATGGCAACAATAGATCTTATGCTTAACAGTTACTCTGTTTCGCTACCATTACCTCAGCAGCCAGCACTTTTGCATCGAAGTAGAGCAAAGCTGGACAAGCCAACAAACGAGCTGGGCTCAGATCAATCTTCTTCAAGTCAAGTAATTTTAGGGTCTGTTAATGAAGTATCGCTTACTGAAATATACCCTCGATAA